GCCTACGTCGTAGAGGGCGAGCGCATGGCCCGCGAGGTCCTGGCCTCTGGCAAACCCGCATCGTTTGTCTTCTACACCGAGCACCTCGACGCCCGCGGCCGCGGGTTGGTGAACAGCCTTCAGCGAATCGGCGCCGCTGCCGAGCCGGTCAGCGACGCGGCAATGGCAGCCATGTCGGCCACCGAGTCGCCCCCGGGTTTGCTGCTGGTGCTGCCCATCCCCGAGGCCCAAGTCCAGAAACCGCTCACCCTGGCGGTGGTTGCCGACCGCCTTGCGAACCCCGGCAACCTGGGGACCCTGATGCGCACCTGCCGGGCCGCAGGCGTTCAGGCGCTGTTCCTGAGTGAGGGCACGGTCGATGCCTACAATCCCAAAGTCGTACGTGGTGCCATGGGTGCTCACCTGCACCTTCCGATCGTCAGGTTGAGCGATGAGGCGACCCTGCGCCAGCTGGACGGGGTGCCGCTATGGCTGGCCGAGGCCCGGCAGGGGGCAGTCTACCATCAGGTCGACTGGCGAGCTCCGGTGGCGCTGGTGATCGGGAGCGAGGCCACCGGCACCAGCGACGCTTTCCGAGAGTCCGCTCAGGGCACGGTGCACATTCCCCTTAGCTCCGGTTCCGAGTCGCTCAACGCCGCGGTCGCCGCCGCAGTCATCCTTTTCGAGATCGCCCGCCAGAGAGGCCCGACATGAACATCCGATCGATCACAGCCTTCGTCGCACCCGGCTGGCCGGTCGATCCGCGACGTATCGAAGAGGCCAGCACCTGCTTGAACAGCACCCGCCAGGCGTTGCAGCAGGCGGGCTACCCCGTTCAAACCCTGCGCCTGGCCACGCCGCCACCGGCCGAACTGGAGCGTCCGGTGCCGCCGGCGGATCGCGCCGAGCTGGCGCGGCAGCTGGAGGCCCAGGCCTTCGTGTATGGAATCGACTACGTAGCAATCGGCCCGGCGCTGCCCAAAGAGGTCGGGGGCTTTGCCGCCATCCCCGACATCCTGGCGTCCACGGAGACGGTCTTTACTTCCGGCCTGTACGCTGACTCAGAGATCGGGGTCTCCCTGCCGGCCGCCCGGGCCTGCGCCGAAGTGATTGACCGCAACTCGCGGCTGTCGTCGGACGGTTTCGCCAATCTGCGATTTGCCGCCCTGGCCAACGTGCCGGCCGGGACACCGTTCTTTCCCGCCGCCTATCATGACGGCGGATCTCCGGCGCTGGCCATTGCCACC
The window above is part of the Anaerolineales bacterium genome. Proteins encoded here:
- a CDS encoding RNA methyltransferase, whose amino-acid sequence is MITSASNPRVKWVRGLQTRRSSRSGEAAYVVEGERMAREVLASGKPASFVFYTEHLDARGRGLVNSLQRIGAAAEPVSDAAMAAMSATESPPGLLLVLPIPEAQVQKPLTLAVVADRLANPGNLGTLMRTCRAAGVQALFLSEGTVDAYNPKVVRGAMGAHLHLPIVRLSDEATLRQLDGVPLWLAEARQGAVYHQVDWRAPVALVIGSEATGTSDAFRESAQGTVHIPLSSGSESLNAAVAAAVILFEIARQRGPT
- a CDS encoding DUF711 family protein, with product MNIRSITAFVAPGWPVDPRRIEEASTCLNSTRQALQQAGYPVQTLRLATPPPAELERPVPPADRAELARQLEAQAFVYGIDYVAIGPALPKEVGGFAAIPDILASTETVFTSGLYADSEIGVSLPAARACAEVIDRNSRLSSDGFANLRFAALANVPAGTPFFPAAYHDGGSPALAIATEAAELAVDAFREVSSPGTARRRLVGMIEAHAAAITRLTQPIASEHETRWLGIDFSLAPYPEHHRSLGTALEALGVPAVGLAGTIAAAAFLADCLDHAQFKRTGFCGLFLPVLEDATLAARAAEGHLSIEDLLLLSTVCGTGLDTLPLPGDT